In the Chryseobacterium sp. MYb264 genome, one interval contains:
- the zwf gene encoding glucose-6-phosphate dehydrogenase, which translates to MSDNIVLKPTTIIIFGATGDLAKRKLFPAFYNLYIDGRMPKGFNIIALGRADNSDEYFKNYIRENLESFSRKKVTSEEWAGFQAHITYFQHQLDEEDSYKSLSEKLEKFDTVYGTRGNRLFYLSIGPNFVSTISNHIKNTALASDPQKDRIIIEKPFGHNKQSAIELNSLLAETFEEEQIYRIDHYLGKETVQNILAFRFGNSIFEPLWDREHIESVQITVAEEVGVETRGSFYEQTGALRDMIQNHLLQILCMVAMEPPASLESGEIRDRKVDVLKSIRRISPDKVDHYAVRGQYGKGTVNKVKVKGYRQEEGIAADSNTETFAAVKFYLDNERWQDVPFYVRTGKKMHEKHSYITIQFKPLPHSTFSESSQLLSANRLIINIQPLMDIRLQFMTKMPGLSLDLKPVEMIFDYFACQENTPEAYETLLLDALLGDLTLFMRSDQVEEAWDVVKTIQEAWESTKDTSFPNYEAGSWGPEDSFTLVERQGHKWV; encoded by the coding sequence ATGAGCGATAATATAGTCTTGAAGCCAACCACGATTATTATTTTTGGGGCAACAGGAGATCTGGCAAAAAGAAAACTTTTTCCGGCGTTTTATAATTTATATATCGATGGCAGAATGCCAAAAGGCTTCAACATTATAGCCCTTGGAAGGGCGGATAACAGCGATGAGTATTTTAAAAACTATATCAGAGAGAATCTTGAAAGTTTCTCCAGAAAAAAAGTAACTTCAGAGGAATGGGCAGGTTTTCAGGCTCATATCACCTATTTTCAGCACCAGTTGGATGAGGAAGACTCTTACAAAAGCCTAAGTGAGAAACTGGAAAAATTTGACACCGTCTACGGAACCAGAGGAAACCGCTTGTTTTATCTATCCATCGGTCCGAACTTTGTCTCCACAATTTCTAACCATATTAAAAATACGGCACTAGCCTCTGATCCTCAGAAAGACCGTATTATTATCGAAAAACCATTCGGCCATAATAAGCAGTCGGCCATTGAACTGAACAGCTTACTGGCTGAGACTTTTGAGGAAGAGCAGATCTACAGGATTGACCATTACTTAGGAAAAGAAACGGTACAAAATATCCTTGCCTTCAGATTTGGAAACTCCATTTTTGAACCTCTGTGGGATCGCGAGCATATAGAATCTGTTCAGATCACCGTTGCAGAGGAAGTAGGCGTTGAAACAAGAGGGAGCTTTTATGAACAGACGGGAGCACTCAGAGACATGATCCAAAACCATCTCTTGCAAATCCTTTGCATGGTAGCCATGGAGCCACCCGCGTCATTGGAATCCGGAGAAATCAGGGATCGGAAAGTGGACGTACTGAAATCTATCCGGAGAATTTCTCCCGACAAAGTAGATCATTATGCTGTAAGAGGTCAGTATGGAAAAGGAACTGTCAATAAAGTTAAAGTCAAAGGATATCGTCAGGAAGAAGGAATTGCTGCCGATTCAAATACGGAAACTTTTGCCGCAGTAAAATTCTATCTGGATAACGAGCGATGGCAGGATGTTCCTTTCTATGTTCGGACAGGGAAAAAAATGCACGAAAAACACTCGTATATTACCATCCAGTTCAAACCCCTTCCCCATTCCACTTTCTCGGAAAGTTCACAGCTACTATCCGCTAACAGGCTTATCATAAACATACAACCCCTTATGGATATCAGACTTCAGTTTATGACTAAAATGCCGGGGCTTTCACTGGATCTCAAGCCTGTCGAAATGATTTTTGATTATTTTGCATGCCAGGAAAATACTCCTGAAGCCTATGAAACCCTTTTATTGGATGCTCTTTTGGGAGATCTTACTTTATTCATGCGTTCTGATCAGGTAGAAGAAGCATGGGACGTTGTAAAAACCATACAGGAAGCCTGGGAAAGCACAAAAGATACTTCTTTTCCAAATTATGAAGCCGGAAGCTGGGGTCCCGAAGACAGCTTTACCCTTGTTGAAAGACAGGGACATAAATGGGTTTAA
- the gndA gene encoding NADP-dependent phosphogluconate dehydrogenase, producing MERYNYGMVGLGVMGRNLLYNIADHGFSVAGFDLDEGKVKELGDEAAPEMKVQGTGSLENFVSVLETPRKIILMVPAGKPVDSVLENLTPLLSEGDIVIDAGNSYFKDTERRIADLASKNLHFMGMGVSGGESGARRGPSIMPGGDQEAFNLLKPMLESIAAKVDGEACTAYMGKSSAGNYVKMVHNGIEYAIMQLITEAYDLLKKAANLNNDQLYEVFKEWNNGEMNSFLIEITRDIFQQKDDLTEGYLVDRILDKAGAKGTGKWTSEQAMEIGVSIPTIDIAVTSRILSAYKEERVKASELYGKEEISTPENTEAFIKEVGDALYLATLISYAQGLALLVKASEEYDFDIPLKDVVKIWRGGCIIRSVLLEKFYSAYIQDPHLSNILLDQEISEIVKSKIKSLRKTAAFAASHGIANLGMQTALGYFEAYTTESLPVNLLQAQRDYFGAHTYQRNDREGVFHTSWQNLNH from the coding sequence ATGGAAAGATATAATTACGGAATGGTAGGTCTGGGCGTAATGGGAAGAAATCTTCTTTACAACATTGCCGACCATGGTTTTTCAGTCGCAGGATTTGATCTTGATGAGGGAAAAGTAAAAGAACTTGGAGACGAAGCTGCTCCGGAAATGAAAGTACAGGGCACAGGTTCTTTAGAAAATTTTGTATCAGTCCTGGAGACACCGAGAAAGATTATTTTAATGGTTCCTGCCGGAAAACCTGTGGATTCCGTTCTTGAGAACCTTACCCCTCTTTTAAGCGAGGGAGATATCGTAATCGACGCAGGAAATTCTTATTTTAAAGATACCGAAAGACGTATTGCTGATCTGGCTTCAAAAAACCTGCACTTTATGGGAATGGGAGTTTCCGGAGGTGAAAGCGGAGCAAGAAGAGGCCCGAGTATTATGCCTGGTGGAGACCAGGAAGCATTCAACCTTCTTAAGCCAATGCTGGAATCTATTGCTGCAAAAGTTGACGGAGAAGCATGTACCGCCTATATGGGGAAAAGCTCTGCCGGAAATTATGTTAAAATGGTTCATAATGGTATTGAATACGCGATTATGCAGCTCATTACTGAAGCATATGATCTTCTTAAAAAAGCAGCCAATCTAAATAACGATCAGCTTTATGAGGTATTCAAAGAATGGAATAACGGAGAAATGAACTCATTCCTAATCGAAATTACCCGAGATATTTTTCAGCAAAAAGATGATCTTACAGAAGGGTATCTGGTAGACAGGATTTTAGATAAAGCAGGCGCGAAGGGTACCGGAAAATGGACTTCCGAGCAGGCGATGGAAATTGGTGTTTCTATTCCGACTATAGACATTGCGGTAACTTCAAGAATTTTATCTGCTTACAAGGAAGAACGTGTAAAAGCTTCAGAGCTGTATGGAAAAGAAGAAATCTCTACACCTGAAAACACGGAAGCTTTTATCAAGGAAGTAGGTGATGCATTGTATCTGGCAACCCTGATCAGCTATGCACAAGGTCTTGCATTACTTGTTAAGGCGTCTGAAGAATACGATTTTGATATTCCTTTAAAAGATGTTGTAAAAATCTGGAGAGGAGGATGTATCATCCGCTCTGTTCTTTTAGAGAAATTCTATTCAGCGTATATCCAAGACCCTCATTTATCCAATATTCTCCTTGATCAAGAAATTTCAGAGATCGTAAAATCAAAAATCAAATCACTGAGAAAAACAGCAGCATTTGCCGCTTCTCACGGCATCGCCAATCTGGGAATGCAGACCGCATTGGGGTACTTTGAAGCCTACACAACGGAATCTCTTCCTGTCAACTTACTACAGGCACAGCGTGATTATTTCGGTGCACATACCTATCAGAGAAATGACCGAGAAGGTGTTTTTCACACCTCGTGGCAAAACCTAAATCATTAA
- a CDS encoding prevent-host-death protein, translating into MNYKLELNTQEPNSKIVFNNILFDAFKVNVIERYTGDMRKNPILCEVLFKVRTLGDDLIEKRDGNVRVKIKGDDFEVYQRLAKTFKSYEFKNKLMNRKDVEQEYVHFILSLVIANYQLN; encoded by the coding sequence ATGAATTATAAGCTCGAGCTCAACACGCAGGAGCCTAACTCTAAGATAGTTTTTAACAATATTTTGTTCGATGCTTTCAAAGTGAACGTGATTGAGAGATACACGGGAGATATGAGAAAGAATCCTATTTTGTGTGAAGTTTTGTTTAAGGTAAGAACTCTAGGTGATGATCTTATTGAAAAAAGGGATGGTAATGTAAGGGTAAAAATTAAAGGGGACGACTTTGAAGTCTATCAGAGATTAGCTAAGACTTTTAAATCCTATGAGTTTAAAAATAAACTGATGAACAGAAAGGATGTGGAGCAGGAATATGTTCACTTCATTCTGAGTCTGGTAATTGCCAATTATCAGTTGAATTAA
- a CDS encoding transposase has translation MNADAGFDAQNFRKHCENKDIIANIAFNKRNGADTDEIYFDELLYHQRYTIERTNAWLDSFRSLLNRFDTTVSSWKSFNYLAFMVIALRKFYSTKKFK, from the coding sequence ATGAATGCTGACGCAGGATTTGATGCTCAAAACTTCAGAAAGCATTGTGAAAATAAAGATATTATAGCTAATATTGCTTTCAATAAGCGTAATGGCGCAGATACAGACGAGATTTATTTTGATGAGCTTTTATACCATCAAAGATATACTATAGAAAGAACAAATGCTTGGTTAGACAGCTTTAGATCATTGCTCAATAGGTTTGATACTACTGTATCTAGTTGGAAATCTTTTAATTATTTAGCATTTATGGTCATTGCACTAAGAAAGTTTTATAGCACAAAAAAGTTTAAATGA
- a CDS encoding VOC family protein — MTIVSTRIITTKVDTLIVFYEKITGFKATRYTPDFAELQTANSSIAIGSTATLALFGGDHIARAASNQSTITEFLVHDVDLEFKRLKDYLSSSVVQEPTVMPWGNKSMLFRDPDGNLINFFTPVSKEAVEKFSAKMNEN; from the coding sequence ATGACTATTGTATCCACAAGAATTATTACGACTAAGGTCGATACCCTGATCGTCTTTTACGAAAAAATTACAGGTTTTAAGGCTACTCGATATACACCGGATTTTGCAGAGCTTCAAACCGCGAACAGCTCCATTGCGATCGGGAGCACTGCAACCCTAGCACTTTTTGGTGGAGATCATATTGCGCGGGCCGCCTCTAACCAAAGTACAATTACTGAGTTTTTGGTCCATGATGTAGATCTGGAATTTAAGAGGCTGAAAGATTATCTTTCAAGTTCCGTGGTTCAGGAACCTACGGTTATGCCATGGGGGAATAAATCAATGCTTTTCAGAGATCCCGATGGAAATCTTATTAATTTCTTTACTCCTGTTTCAAAAGAAGCGGTTGAAAAGTTTAGTGCCAAAATGAACGAAAATTAA
- a CDS encoding GNAT family N-acetyltransferase — MEIISKFTVGSDQGVNDYFAVEEPSFIALHQEFATAEVLERYMEDHFDHRQKINDLNDLSTQLIIAYENEKPLGYSILKSGSVHPLHPEKRATQISFAVLPEYRSSEVAESLLKKTIQASSFTDMIWINILKHDPLVAFFEKSGFEILQDTTAEPFSLPCYLMSFVKIK; from the coding sequence ATGGAAATCATCTCAAAATTTACGGTAGGTTCAGATCAAGGTGTTAATGATTATTTTGCAGTGGAAGAACCTTCCTTTATCGCCCTTCATCAGGAATTCGCCACAGCAGAAGTTCTTGAGCGGTATATGGAAGACCATTTTGATCACCGCCAGAAAATTAACGACTTAAACGATCTTTCCACTCAGCTTATTATCGCTTATGAAAACGAAAAGCCTTTGGGTTACAGCATCCTGAAAAGTGGCTCTGTACATCCTTTACATCCCGAAAAGAGGGCAACACAGATCTCTTTTGCCGTTCTTCCGGAATACCGTTCCTCTGAAGTAGCGGAGTCCCTTTTAAAAAAGACCATTCAGGCTTCTTCTTTTACAGATATGATATGGATTAACATTTTAAAACATGATCCTCTGGTTGCTTTTTTTGAAAAGTCAGGTTTTGAGATACTACAGGACACGACAGCTGAACCTTTCTCGCTCCCATGTTACCTCATGTCTTTTGTAAAAATAAAATAG
- a CDS encoding aminotransferase-like domain-containing protein — MQQYRYEIFTSVIEKQIKSGILKYGDRLPSVREMKEKYGLSRTSVQSGYEYLIMKGWVHSSPRSGYFVAYRNDRMLPSDQRTAIVKDPVFTENMILTSARNKPSAFSSFNNTAPGDPLIPQKLILKTMQQVIRKKGASLLRYYPVAGSEELRHLIAERMTGYGTPMSRDELIITDGALQSLFIALHAVVKEGDCIAVESPCVFSVLEVITSLKCKVIEIPVHFSRGFDLESFRKLCEVHYIRCLVVTANFHNPTGTLMSDEVKEALADLAGDLRIPVIENDIYGDIFFSDTRPRCIKSFDKKGFVMTVSSFSKTLSPGIRLGWLNTGRFYAKVEMSRFSLGRTVAPIYQELMIELLKKNSYDRHLRSFRKNIHQQSVLIINALRSAFPQSSCFHQPEGGYSIWAEMPENLDMDRFYNYCEEHRILFTPGATFSLTRNYQKCFRIVFAEYMTPESINLIEKAGRKAVELLTEHFNRKQI, encoded by the coding sequence ATGCAGCAATACAGATATGAAATATTCACTTCGGTGATTGAAAAACAAATTAAAAGCGGGATTTTGAAATATGGTGACCGCCTGCCATCTGTTCGGGAGATGAAAGAAAAGTACGGATTGAGTAGAACTTCAGTTCAGAGCGGATATGAATATCTTATCATGAAAGGATGGGTTCACAGCAGCCCGCGTTCCGGCTATTTCGTGGCCTATAGAAATGATAGGATGTTACCTTCTGATCAGCGTACTGCGATTGTCAAAGATCCGGTGTTCACTGAAAATATGATATTGACTTCAGCAAGAAATAAACCTTCAGCTTTTTCTTCATTTAATAATACGGCGCCGGGAGATCCCCTCATTCCTCAAAAGCTTATCCTCAAAACTATGCAGCAGGTAATCCGGAAAAAAGGTGCCTCACTTCTGCGGTATTATCCGGTTGCCGGCTCAGAGGAACTCCGTCATTTAATTGCAGAACGTATGACCGGCTATGGTACACCTATGAGCCGGGATGAACTGATTATTACAGACGGTGCCCTGCAGTCCTTATTTATTGCCTTACATGCGGTCGTTAAAGAAGGTGATTGTATTGCCGTTGAGAGCCCTTGTGTTTTTTCTGTGCTCGAAGTTATTACCAGCCTGAAATGTAAGGTTATTGAAATTCCGGTTCATTTCAGCAGAGGCTTTGATCTTGAATCTTTTCGGAAACTCTGTGAAGTTCATTATATAAGATGTCTGGTTGTAACGGCAAACTTTCATAACCCCACGGGAACTTTGATGTCGGATGAGGTCAAAGAAGCCTTGGCCGACCTTGCGGGAGATCTTAGAATTCCGGTTATAGAAAATGATATCTATGGAGATATTTTTTTTTCTGATACGAGACCACGCTGTATAAAATCCTTTGACAAAAAGGGTTTCGTGATGACTGTCTCTTCATTTTCAAAAACCCTGAGCCCCGGAATCCGGTTAGGCTGGCTGAATACAGGCAGATTTTATGCCAAGGTTGAAATGTCACGATTTTCACTGGGACGTACCGTTGCCCCCATTTACCAGGAGCTAATGATTGAACTGTTGAAAAAAAATAGCTACGACCGACATTTAAGGTCTTTCAGAAAAAATATTCATCAGCAGTCAGTGCTTATAATAAATGCCTTAAGAAGCGCTTTCCCCCAATCTTCATGTTTTCATCAGCCGGAAGGGGGATACAGTATCTGGGCAGAGATGCCTGAGAATCTGGATATGGACAGGTTTTATAATTATTGTGAGGAACACCGGATTTTATTTACGCCCGGAGCTACTTTTTCTTTAACCAGAAATTATCAAAAATGTTTCAGAATCGTTTTTGCCGAATATATGACTCCGGAAAGTATTAACCTGATAGAAAAAGCCGGAAGAAAGGCCGTAGAGCTGCTCACTGAGCACTTTAACCGTAAACAGATATAA
- the bglX gene encoding beta-glucosidase BglX, which produces MKRVVIAACIAASIFKVDAQTIAPSEKVKMDKFITELMSKMTIEEKIGQLNFPGGGDVTTGQAKNSNIADKVRKGNVGAILNLKGVEKIKEIQKVAVEESRLKIPLFFALDVIHGYETGFPIPLGLAATWNPKAIEQSARIAAKEVSADGISLTFSPMVDVSRDPRWGRVSEGNGEDPFLGGEIAKALVKGYQGDNTYKTNSQIMANVKHYALYGASEAGRDYNTVDMSRQRMFNEYMYPYKAAVDAGVGSVMTSFNDIDGIPASANKWLLDDVLRKQWGFTGFIMTDYTGVSEMVDHGIGDLQTVSARALKAGVDLDMVSESYLATLKKSFDEGKVSTADIDKSCRYILEAKYKMGLFSNPYKYIDTKRPAKDIYTPENREFARKIAAESFVLLKNDNVLPLKKQGTIAVVGPLANTRSNMPGTWSVSVDLKKPSTLVEGIQSVAGKNVKVLYAKGSHLTADADLEKRATMFERGLGRENEKRSDEEMIKEALDIASKSDVIVAALGESSEFSGESSSRTDLNIPEVQQKLLAELVKTGKPVVLVVFDGRPLTLNWEQKNVPAILNVWFGGSEAGPAIADVLFGDVNPSGKLPMTFPQNVGQIPIYYNHKNTGRPLADGKWFEKFRSNYIDVSNDPLYPFGYGLSYTKFEYGNIKLSSNKIDQNGTITASIDVTNKGSLQGQEVVQLYIRDTVGSITRPVKELKGFEKIALKPGETKTVTFKITPELLKFYNYDLEFVTEPGDFDVMIGTNSQDVKKAKFTLQ; this is translated from the coding sequence ATGAAAAGGGTTGTTATCGCGGCTTGTATTGCGGCAAGTATATTCAAAGTAGATGCTCAGACTATTGCTCCATCTGAAAAGGTAAAAATGGATAAATTCATCACCGAACTGATGAGTAAAATGACGATTGAAGAGAAAATTGGTCAGCTTAATTTTCCGGGCGGCGGAGATGTAACGACGGGACAGGCTAAAAACAGCAACATTGCAGATAAGGTAAGAAAAGGAAATGTAGGGGCTATTCTTAATCTGAAAGGTGTTGAAAAAATTAAGGAAATCCAGAAAGTGGCGGTGGAAGAAAGCCGTTTGAAAATTCCGTTGTTTTTTGCGCTGGATGTTATTCACGGTTACGAAACAGGCTTCCCGATACCTTTAGGATTGGCAGCAACGTGGAATCCAAAAGCGATCGAACAGTCTGCTAGAATCGCAGCAAAAGAAGTAAGCGCAGACGGAATTAGCTTAACTTTCAGTCCGATGGTTGATGTTTCGAGAGATCCACGTTGGGGACGAGTTTCTGAAGGAAATGGTGAAGATCCGTTTTTAGGCGGTGAAATTGCCAAAGCGTTAGTAAAAGGTTATCAGGGCGACAACACGTATAAAACCAACTCCCAGATTATGGCGAATGTGAAGCATTACGCTTTATATGGTGCCAGTGAGGCGGGAAGAGATTATAATACGGTGGATATGAGCCGCCAGAGAATGTTCAATGAATATATGTATCCATACAAAGCGGCGGTTGATGCGGGGGTAGGAAGTGTAATGACTTCATTTAATGATATTGATGGAATTCCTGCTTCTGCCAACAAATGGCTTCTGGATGATGTATTGAGAAAACAGTGGGGCTTCACAGGCTTTATTATGACCGATTATACCGGAGTGAGTGAAATGGTAGATCACGGAATCGGAGATTTGCAAACTGTTTCTGCTAGAGCTCTGAAAGCGGGAGTTGATCTGGATATGGTAAGCGAAAGTTATTTAGCCACTTTAAAAAAATCTTTTGACGAAGGAAAAGTAAGTACAGCCGACATCGATAAATCGTGCCGTTACATTCTGGAAGCGAAATATAAAATGGGATTATTCAGCAATCCTTATAAATATATTGATACAAAACGACCCGCAAAAGACATTTACACGCCTGAAAACAGAGAATTTGCTAGAAAAATTGCTGCAGAAAGTTTCGTTTTGCTGAAAAATGACAATGTTCTTCCATTAAAAAAACAAGGAACCATAGCAGTTGTCGGTCCATTGGCTAATACACGATCCAATATGCCAGGAACATGGAGCGTTTCTGTAGATTTGAAAAAACCATCGACTTTGGTTGAAGGAATTCAGTCGGTTGCAGGGAAAAACGTGAAAGTTCTTTATGCAAAAGGAAGTCATTTGACTGCTGATGCTGATCTTGAAAAAAGAGCAACGATGTTTGAACGTGGTTTGGGAAGAGAAAATGAAAAGCGCAGTGATGAAGAGATGATTAAAGAAGCACTTGACATCGCTTCAAAATCAGATGTTATCGTGGCTGCTTTGGGAGAATCTTCGGAATTTAGCGGGGAATCCAGCAGCAGAACAGATCTTAATATTCCTGAGGTTCAGCAGAAATTGTTAGCCGAATTAGTAAAAACAGGAAAGCCTGTTGTTTTGGTGGTATTTGACGGAAGACCTTTAACTTTAAACTGGGAGCAAAAAAATGTTCCGGCGATTCTGAATGTTTGGTTTGGAGGTTCCGAAGCCGGTCCAGCGATTGCAGATGTTTTGTTTGGAGACGTAAACCCAAGCGGAAAATTACCGATGACCTTTCCTCAGAATGTCGGACAAATCCCGATTTATTATAATCATAAAAATACCGGAAGACCATTAGCTGACGGAAAATGGTTTGAGAAATTCAGATCGAATTATATTGATGTGAGCAACGATCCGCTTTATCCTTTCGGTTATGGTTTGAGTTATACGAAATTTGAATATGGAAATATTAAATTAAGTTCCAATAAAATCGATCAAAACGGAACAATTACCGCAAGTATTGACGTAACCAACAAAGGTTCTTTACAAGGTCAGGAAGTCGTTCAATTATACATTCGTGATACTGTAGGAAGCATTACTCGCCCTGTAAAAGAATTGAAAGGTTTTGAAAAAATTGCTTTAAAACCAGGTGAAACAAAAACCGTAACTTTCAAAATCACTCCTGAACTTTTAAAATTCTACAACTACGATTTGGAATTTGTGACAGAGCCCGGAGACTTCGATGTGATGATCGGAACGAACAGTCAGGATGTAAAAAAGGCGAAGTTCACTTTACAATAG
- a CDS encoding RidA family protein gives MNKLFQLSFLCLGILAFSQKNKTAKTSSISNKNPTALFDPTPFAFSHSTTNNTEGQYVFISGQSGGEDLDHHLSSDFRTQVKYSLKNLEAVLKEYGLGVKDVLKITILIVDHDQEKLKIWSEEMRNTWKNNNFPASTLIPVPRLALDGMMIEVDAIAFLKK, from the coding sequence ATGAACAAACTATTCCAATTATCATTTCTCTGCCTGGGAATTCTTGCTTTTTCACAAAAAAATAAAACTGCAAAAACGAGTTCAATTTCTAATAAAAATCCGACTGCTCTTTTTGATCCTACCCCTTTTGCTTTTTCGCATTCTACTACAAATAATACGGAAGGTCAATATGTTTTCATTTCCGGGCAAAGCGGTGGTGAAGATCTGGATCATCATCTTTCCTCCGATTTCAGAACGCAGGTAAAATATTCGTTAAAAAATCTCGAAGCTGTCCTTAAAGAATATGGACTTGGCGTAAAAGACGTTCTTAAGATCACGATTTTAATCGTTGACCACGATCAGGAAAAACTAAAAATCTGGTCTGAAGAAATGCGCAATACCTGGAAAAATAATAATTTCCCGGCAAGCACATTAATTCCTGTTCCAAGATTGGCTTTGGACGGAATGATGATCGAAGTGGATGCTATCGCTTTTTTGAAAAAATAA
- a CDS encoding DUF6377 domain-containing protein, whose translation MKVISIFLCFVTYTAVFSQTNQELLKTLDLEISRKEVYSKKKEEAIDRLKRNNFQNAEQQYRNNENIYKLYKQYQIDSAVHYVKKNIDLSEQLDNSKMKAESSLQLAHLYSTLGKYKESENLLKSINKKKLDKSTEANYYDTYSKFFEHYTTNIHDVNGIKNIELYRDSLLMVLPKSSVQYKINLSQKFIHEGKLDDAEKTLHNLINESKKKNLDYAMSAYLLGDVYKLNNKQDDELKYYLISAITDTQNAIKDNASYQNLALIFYHNGDIDNAYRLTKSAIEDAIFCNVKFRTLNISEMYSIINKAYVDKETESKSQLKLYLILISLLTLILAFLIVYIYRQMKKVTKIKEQLSETTDQLALSNAEITNTNNQLQQLNQQLSESNHIKEEYIAYFFDTCSTYINKIEDYRKNLNKKAKENQLDDLFKALKSNTIIENELEELYRNFDQIFLNLYPSFVNDFNSLLVPEEKIILKKGELLNTELRIFALIRLGITDSVKIAAFLRYSLSTIYNYRTKTRNKAAVSRDQFENEVSNIGEIASK comes from the coding sequence ATGAAAGTTATTTCAATTTTTCTTTGCTTCGTCACTTATACTGCCGTTTTTTCTCAAACCAATCAGGAACTTTTGAAAACCCTCGATCTGGAAATCAGCAGGAAAGAAGTCTACAGTAAAAAAAAAGAGGAAGCCATTGACCGGCTAAAAAGAAATAATTTTCAGAATGCAGAACAGCAGTATCGTAATAATGAGAATATTTATAAGCTGTACAAGCAATATCAAATTGATTCCGCGGTCCATTATGTTAAAAAAAACATAGATCTTTCAGAACAGCTTGACAATTCTAAAATGAAAGCAGAATCGAGTCTTCAGCTCGCTCATCTCTACTCTACTTTAGGAAAATACAAAGAGTCTGAAAATCTGTTGAAAAGCATCAATAAAAAAAAATTAGATAAAAGTACGGAGGCAAATTATTACGATACTTACAGTAAATTTTTCGAGCATTATACTACCAATATTCATGATGTTAACGGAATAAAAAATATTGAATTGTATCGCGATTCACTTTTGATGGTACTTCCAAAGTCTTCTGTTCAGTATAAAATCAATCTTTCTCAAAAATTTATTCATGAAGGAAAATTAGATGATGCTGAAAAAACCCTTCATAATTTAATCAATGAATCCAAGAAAAAAAACCTGGATTACGCCATGTCGGCTTATCTTTTAGGTGACGTTTACAAACTGAACAACAAACAGGATGATGAATTAAAATATTATCTTATTTCAGCCATTACCGATACTCAAAATGCGATAAAAGACAATGCTTCTTATCAAAACTTAGCCCTAATTTTTTATCACAATGGAGATATCGACAACGCTTATCGCCTCACAAAATCTGCTATTGAGGATGCTATTTTTTGTAATGTAAAATTCAGAACGCTGAATATTTCGGAAATGTACTCCATCATCAATAAGGCATATGTTGACAAGGAAACGGAGTCTAAAAGTCAGTTGAAACTCTATCTTATTCTGATCAGTTTATTGACTCTGATTCTTGCTTTTTTGATCGTTTATATTTACCGACAGATGAAAAAAGTAACGAAGATCAAAGAACAACTCTCCGAAACGACCGATCAACTAGCACTTTCCAATGCTGAAATTACCAACACCAATAATCAGTTGCAGCAACTGAATCAGCAATTGTCAGAGTCTAATCATATTAAAGAAGAATATATTGCGTATTTTTTCGATACCTGCTCCACTTACATCAATAAAATTGAAGATTATCGTAAAAATTTAAATAAAAAAGCAAAAGAAAACCAGTTAGATGATCTTTTTAAAGCATTAAAATCGAATACAATTATCGAAAACGAACTGGAAGAACTGTATAGAAACTTCGATCAGATTTTCCTGAATCTTTATCCTAGTTTTGTTAATGATTTTAATTCTTTGCTCGTTCCTGAAGAAAAAATTATTCTGAAAAAAGGTGAACTTTTAAATACCGAACTCAGGATTTTCGCGCTTATCCGATTAGGGATTACCGACAGTGTAAAAATCGCGGCTTTCCTCAGATATTCATTAAGTACGATTTACAATTACAGAACCAAAACCAGAAATAAGGCGGCGGTATCGCGAGATCAGTTTGAAAATGAGGTTTCTAATATTGGAGAAATCGCTTCTAAATAA